The Medicago truncatula cultivar Jemalong A17 chromosome 4, MtrunA17r5.0-ANR, whole genome shotgun sequence genome includes a region encoding these proteins:
- the LOC11431786 gene encoding probable anion transporter 5, protein MQNFPVRYLIVLLTFICTSVCYIERVGFSIAYTVAADAAGINQSTKGTILSTFYYGYACSQVPGGYFAQKIGGRKILLFSFLLWSLTCALLPLDPNKTLILVTARLLVGVAQGFIFPSIHTVLAQWVPPHERSRSVSLTTSGMYLGAAFGMLFLPSLVKFKGPQSVFVAESFLGFVWCFIWFRYSSDPKSSASGAGESLLPVNKKIDRRVSDLKVGVEKNGGEGKKSGVGIPWVKILTSLPVWAIVVNNFTFHYALYVLMNWLPTYFELGLKLSLHEMGSSKMLPYLNMFVFSNIGGVVADYLITRRVMSVTRTRKFLNTIGFLVASFALIVIPSFRTSGGAVFCSSVALGFLALGRAGFAVNHMDVAPRYAGIVMGVSNTAGTLAGIVGVDLTGKLLEAAKASDSDLSTPESWRLVFFIPGLLCVFSSLVFLLFSTGERIFD, encoded by the coding sequence ATGCAGAATTTTCCAGTTCGTTACCTTATAGTCCTCCTAACCTTCATCTGCACATCAGTCTGTTACATAGAACGCGTCGGTTTTTCCATCGCATACACCGTCGCCGCCGACGCTGCCGGAATCAATCAATCAACAAAAGGTACAATTCTCTCCACATTCTACTACGGTTACGCTTGTTCCCAAGTTCCCGGCGGTTATTTCGCCCAGAAAATCGGTGGTCGTAAAATTCTCCTCTTTTCATTCCTCTTATGGTCCCTCACATGTGCACTTCTTCCATTAGATCCAaacaaaaccctaattcttGTCACTGCTCGTTTACTTGTTGGGGTTGCTCAAGGTTTCATTTTTCCTTCAATTCATACTGTTTTAGCTCAATGGGTCCCACCCCATGAAAGATCTAGGTCTGTTTCTTTGACTACTAGCGGTATGTATCTTGGTGCAGCTTTTGGAATGTTGTTTCTACCTAGTTTGGTTAAGTTTAAAGGTCCTCAATCTGTTTTTGTTGCTGAGagttttttagggtttgtttggtgTTTTATTTGGTTTAGGTATAGTTCTGATCCTAAGAGTTCGGCTTCGGGTGCCGGTGAATCGTTATTGCCAGTTAATAAGAAGATTGATAGACGGGTTTCGGATCTTAAGGTTGGGGTTGAGAAAAATGGGGGTGAAGGGAAGAAAAGTGGGGTTGGAATTCCTTGGGTGAAGATTTTGACTAGTTTGCCTGTTTGGGCTATTGTGGTtaataattttacttttcattatGCTTTGTATGTGTTGATGAATTGGTTACCGACGTATTTTGAATTAGGGCTTAAGTTAAGTCTTCATGAAATGGGTTCGTCGAAGATGTTGCCTTATCTTAATATGTTTGTGTTTTCGAATATTGGTGGTGTTGTTGCGGATTATTTGATTACGAGAAGGGTTATGTCGGTGACTAGGACAAGGAAGTTTTTGAATACGATTGGGTTTTTAGTTGCTTCGTTTGCGTTGATTGTGATACCGAGTTTTAGAACTTCAGGTGGGGCTGTGTTTTGTTCTTCGGTGGCGCTAGGGTTTTTGGCGCTTGGTAGAGCTGGGTTTGCAGTGAATCATATGGATGTTGCTCCGAGGTATGCTGGAATTGTGATGGGGGTTTCGAATACCGCTGGTACTTTGGCTGGTATTGTTGGTGTTGATCTTACTGGGAAATTACTTGAGGCTGCCAAGGCGTCTGATTCGGATCTTTCGACTCCGGAAAGTTGGAGGCTGGTGTTTTTCATTCCGGGACTTTTATGCGTTTTTAGTTCCCTGGTATTCTTGTTGTTTTCTACTGGGGAGAGGATTTTTGATTGA
- the LOC11431785 gene encoding peroxidase 17: protein MGGNIIAKLSTNYCMTHSTIAHSIFSSTIKYPSNQRGKLQNLMSSVSSFHTTNKHTHSSKQNNKRSTMFQIPNNRPIITMFLFLIFIINIITVTSSSSDLRPGFYSKTCPKAETIVRDVMRKALIREPRSVASVMRLQFHDCFVNGCDGSVLLDDTPTMLGEKLALSNINSLRSFEVVDEVKEALEKACPGVVSCADIIIMASRDAVALTGGPDWEVRLGRLDSLTASQEDSDNIMPSPRANASTLIDLFQRFNLTVKDLVALSGSHSIGQGRCFSIMFRLYNQSGSGKPDPALDPAFRLELDKLCPLDVDQNKTGNLDSTPVIFDNQYFKDLVGGRGFLNSDQTLFTYPQTKGLVRFYSRDQSEFFKAFVKGMLKMGDLQSGRPGEVRRNCRVVNDRFAYVLFQHKMQKNVKSI, encoded by the exons atgggTGGGAATATAATAGCAAAACTCTCAACCAATTATTGCATGACACATAGTACCATAGCTCACTCAATATTTTCATCTACCATTAAATATCCTTCAAATCAAAGAGGAAAGTTACAAAACCTTATGTCTAGTGTCTCCTCTTTCcacacaacaaacaaacatactcatagttcaaaacaaaacaacaaacgTAGTACCATGTTTCAGATTCCCAACAACCGACCCATTATCACCATGTTTCTGTTTCTGATcttcatcataaacatcatcacagtaacatcatcatcatcagatcTTCGACCTGGGTTTTACTCAAAAACATGTCCAAAAGCTGAAACCATTGTCAGAGATGTTATGAGAAAAGCTCTTATAAGAGAACCAAGAAGTGTTGCCTCTGTTATGAGACTTCAGTTTCATGATTGCTTTGTTAAT GGGTGTGATGGTTCTGTGTTGCTTGATGATACACCAACTATGCTTGGAGAAAAATTGGctctttcaaatataaattcACTTAGATCATTTGAAGTTGTTGATGAGGTTAAGGAGGCATTAGAGAAAGCTTGCCCTGGAGTTGTTTCTTGTgctgatattattattatggcTTCTAGAGATGCTGTAGCACTG ACAGGAGGACCAGATTGGGAGGTGAGGTTAGGAAGATTGGACAGCTTAACAGCAAGTCAAGAAGACTCAGACAATATCATGCCAAGTCCAAGAGCCAATGCAAGCACTCTCATTGATCTCTTCCAAAGATTCAACCTCACTGTCAAAGACCTTGTAGCACTCTCAGGATCTCACTCTATCGGCCAAGGTCGATGTTTTTCGATCATGTTTCGGCTATACAATCAATCAGGTAGTGGAAAACCCGACCCTGCACTTGATCCTGCTTTTAGACTAGAGCTTGACAAGCTATGCCCACTAGATGTTGACCAAAATAAGACAGGGAACCTTGACTCAACTCCCGTGATTTTCGATAACCAATATTTCAAGGACTTGGTTGGTGGAAGAGGATTTCTCAACTCTGATCAAACACTTTTCACTTACCCTCAAACAAAAGGGTTAGTGAGGTTCTATAGTAGAGATCAAAGTGAGTTTTTCAAAGCATTTGTTAAAGGGATGTTGAAAATGGGTGATTTGCAGTCCGGTCGACCTGGAGAGGTTAGGAGGAATTGCAGAGTTGTGAATGATCGCTTCGCTTATGTTCTGTTTCAACACAAGATGCAGAAAAATGTTAAATCAATCTGA
- the LOC11431787 gene encoding SCY1-like protein 2, protein MSINMKTLTQAFAKTATLIEKTVSTTVQEVTGPKPLQDYDLLHQIGSAGPALAWKLYSAKSRDPSRQHQYPVVCVWVLDKKALSEARLKAGLTKAAEDAFLDLIRMDAGKMVRLRHPGIVHVVQGLDESKNAMAMVTEPLFASVANTLGKLDNVQSVPKDLKGMEMGLLEVKHGLLQIAESLDFLHNHAHLIHRAIAPENVFITLSGAWKLGGFGFAISSQNTGDSSNLHAFHYAEYDVEDSVLPLQPSINYTAPEMVRSTASSAGCYSDIFSFGCLAYHLIARKPLFDCNNNVKMYMNTLTYLSSDAFSSIPSDLVPDLQRMLSSNESFRPSAMDFTGSPFFRNDTRLRALRFLDHMLERDNMQKSEFLKALSDMWKDFDSRVLRYKVLPPLCAELRNVVIQPMILPMVLTIAESQDKNDFEQSTLPALVPVLSTASGDTMLLLLKHAELIINKTSQDHLISHVLPMIVRAYDDNDSRLQEEVLKKSVSLAKQLDTQLVKQVILPRVHGLALKTTVAAVRVNALLCLGDMVNRLDKHAVLEILQTIQRCTAVDRSPPTLMCTLGVANSIFKQYGVEFVAEHVLPLLMPLLTAQQLNVQQFAKYMLFVKNILQKIEEKRGVAVTDSGIPEVKLSPAVNGLQVEAPRTASSTVASTKSSFSWDADWGPKAAAPANSVHNSINTSNKSVLGNPVGQVTSLQNNLPLSGVSNPQTSNSCPSVDLEWPPRASSGLNAQFGDTERKTVAAGTSSTSNLEDDDPFADWPPRPSGSLSGVSGNSNNGISGMALNKIGHNSMTSNSSNLGLQASNNWSVKSQNSVESIGLNPRNASSSISNPNNGFEPQSSLGFLKQSQAFPVSNAVSSSYNNVKSTDLGSIFSSNKNEQFAPRLAPPPSTTVGRGRGRGRGATSSRQHSHTKSSSEQPPLLDLLG, encoded by the exons ATGTCCATAAACATGAAAACCCTAACCCAAGCCTTCGCAAAAACCGCAACCCTAATAGAAAAAACCGTTTCAACAACCGTTCAAGAAGTAACCGGTCCAAAGCCTCTTCAAGACTACGACCTTCTCCACCAGATCGGTTCCGCCGGTCCCGCTTTAGCCTGGAAGCTTTACTCCGCCAAATCACGCGATCCGTCTCGGCAGCATCAGTATCCGGTTGTTTGCGTTTGGGTGTTGGATAAAAAGGCGTTGTCGGAGGCGAGATTGAAGGCTGGATTGACCAAGGCGGCTGAGGATGCTTTTTTGGATTTGATTAGGATGGATGCTGGGAAGATGGTTAGGTTGAGACATCCAGGGATTGTTCATGTTGTTCAAGGGTTGGATGAGAGTAAGAATGCGATGGCCATGGTTACTGAACCGTTGTTTGCTTCCGTTGCGAATACTCTTGGGAAGCTTGATAATGTTCAAAGTGTTCCTAAGGATCTTAAGGGAATG GAAATGGGACTGTTGGAGGTGAAGCATGGTTTACTTCAGATTGCGGAGTCATTGGATTTTCTCCACAACCATGCCCATCTTATTCATCGAGCTATAGCACCCGAG AATGTTTTTATCACATTGAGTGGAGCTTGGAAACTTGGTGGATTTGGTTTTGCAATTTCTTCTCAGAACACTGGTGACTCATCTAATCTGCATGCTTTCCATTATGCT GAATATGATGTTGAAGACTCTGTTTTGCCACTTCAGCCATCCATTAATTACACTGCTCCTGAGATGGTGAGGAGCACTGCTTCTTCAGCTGGGTGCTATTCTGATATTTTCAGTTTTGGATGTCTTGCCTACCATTTAATTGCTCGCAAGCCTTTGTTTGACTGCAACAACAATGTCAAGATG TACATGAATACATTGACTTACTTATCCAGTGATGCTTTCTCATCTATTCCATCGGATCTGGTTCCTGACTTGCAAAGGATGCTCTCTTCAAATGAATCTTTCAGGCCAAGTGCAATGGATTTTACAG GCTCACCATTTTTTCGGAATGACACTAGGTTACGTGCTCTGCGTTTCCTGGACCACATGCTT GAAAGAGATAACATGCAGAAGTCAGAGTTCTTAAAAGCATTGTCAGATATGTGGAAAGATTTTGATTCCCGTGTATTGCGATACAAG GTCCTTCCACCACTTTGTGCAGAACTTAGGAATGTCGTTATACAACCGATGATTCTACCAATGGTTTTAACCATTGCAGAGTCTCAG GACAAGAATGACTTTGAGCAATCAACACTTCCAgcccttgttcctgtcttaagCACTGCTTCTGGTGATACAATGCTACTGCTTCTGAAGCATGCCGAGCTAATAATAAACAAG ACTAGTCAAGACCATTTAATTTCACATGTTCTTCCAATGATTGTTCGAGCCTATGATGATAATGATTCACGTTTACAAGAAGAGGTGTTGAAAAAGTCGGTATCCCTTGCCAAACAACTTGATACCCAG CTGGTGAAACAAGTGATTTTACCACGTGTTCATGGACTAGCACTCAAAACAACAGTCGCCGCG GTTAGAGTCAATGCTTTGCTTTGCCTAGGAGACATGGTTAACCGACTTGATAAACATGCTGTCCTGGAAATCTTGCAAACTATTCAGCGTTGTACTGCTGTTGACCGTTCTCCTCCAACCCTTATGTGTACCCTCGGTGTTGCAAATTCTATTTTTAAGCAG TATGGAGTAGAATTTGTTGCTGAGCATGTTCTTCCATTGCTTATGCCACTCCTGACTGCTCAACAACTGAATGTTCAACAGTTTGCCAAATATATGCTCTTTGTCAAGAATATCCTCCa GAAGATAGAAGAGAAGCGAGGAGTTGCTGTGACTGATTCTGGAATCCCAGAGGTAAAACTATCTCCTGCAGTTAACGGCCTTCAGGTGGAAGCTCCAAGGACAGCCAGCAGCACCGTTGCTTCAACAAAAAGCAGCTTCTCTTGGGATGCCGATTGGGGTCCCAAAGCAGCGGCCCCCGCCAATTCTGTCCATAATTCTATTAATACATCTAATAAATCTGTGTTAGGAAACCCTGTGGGTCAAGTAACATCCTTACAAAATAATTTGCCCTTATCTGGTGTATCTAATCCGCAAACATCCAATTCATGTCCTTCAGTAGATTTAGAGTGGCCTCCTCGTGCATCTTCTGGTCTTAACGCACAATTTGGTGATACTGAAAGGAAAACAGTTGCAGCTGGAACCTCATCCACATCCAATCTTGAAGATGATGATCCTTTTGCTGATTGGCCTCCACGCCCTAGTGGCTCATTATCCGGTGTATCTGGAAATTCCAACAATGGTATTTCAGGAATGGCATTAAACAAGATAGGGCATAATTCAATGACAAGCAATTCAAGCAATCTTGGTCTCCAGGCCAGCAACAATTGGTCCGTCAAGTCCCAAAATTCTGTGGAGTCTATCGGTTTGAACCCAAGGAATGCTAGTTCATCTATCAGTAACCCGAACAATGGCTTTGAACCTCAGAGTTCTCTTGGGTTCTTGAAACAAAGTCAGGCTTTTCCGGTATCAAATGCTGTttcatcatcatataataatGTTAAATCAACTGATCTTGGatcaatattttcttccaataagAATGAACAATTTGCACCTAGACTTGCACCACCCCCTTCAACCACAGTGGGTAGAGGACGGGGAAGAGGTAGAGGAGCGACTTCATCCAGACAGCACTCTCATACCAAGTCAAGCTCCGAGCAGCCACCCCTTTTGGATTTGTTGGGGTAA